A single Carnobacterium alterfunditum DSM 5972 DNA region contains:
- a CDS encoding phytoene desaturase family protein, with protein sequence MRYDAIIVGGGIAGLTSAAFLTKNGYKILLCEKEDKVGGLANSFYYDGFLFDTGARGIIDSGIVKPMLKQLDIDIEFVKSIVTIGIEKEAIRVETIDSLNDYREMLVNLYPDSENDIDVILHEIKIVMDHMDVLYGIENPLFKDLKKDKDYLFKTLFPWLFKFLTKSGKIKKFNLPVYDYLSQLTDNQSLIDIISQHFFQKTPASFALSYFSLYLDYEYPLKGTLDLAEKLKEYIIKTEGVIKTSTEIKKIDLFNKTLLDQNDQYYEYNQLIWAADTNQLYKSIDMETIGDSKIKKGIEKQKELLKGKKAGDSIYSLYLAVDLGNQYFKKKSSGHFFYTPDKKGQSTIFEKLETVSKATEKKEIFDWMSEYLDYTTYEIAIPALRNEKLAPKGKTGLMVSVLMDYDFISNIKSLGLYEEFKYFAEDKMISVLDDSIYGEIRQKVIHQFSSTPLTIERLSGNLEGGITGWAFTNDDIPTITKMTKIKKTCNTPIPDILQAGQWTFSPSGLPISILTGKIAADKAVKTLKKGRRK encoded by the coding sequence ATGAGATATGATGCAATTATTGTCGGTGGGGGAATCGCCGGATTGACAAGTGCAGCTTTTCTAACAAAAAACGGCTATAAAATACTGCTATGCGAAAAAGAAGATAAAGTTGGTGGTTTAGCGAACTCATTCTATTATGATGGTTTTTTGTTTGATACGGGTGCCAGAGGAATCATTGATTCCGGAATTGTTAAGCCGATGTTAAAGCAGCTCGATATAGATATTGAATTTGTTAAGAGTATTGTAACGATCGGGATCGAAAAAGAAGCGATACGAGTCGAAACAATCGACAGTCTGAATGATTATCGAGAAATGCTTGTAAACCTGTATCCTGATAGTGAAAATGATATCGACGTCATACTCCATGAGATAAAAATAGTTATGGATCATATGGATGTTCTATATGGAATTGAGAACCCTTTATTCAAAGATTTAAAAAAAGATAAAGACTATCTTTTTAAGACATTGTTTCCCTGGCTATTCAAATTTTTGACGAAATCAGGTAAAATCAAAAAATTCAATTTACCCGTTTATGATTATCTGAGTCAGTTAACTGATAATCAATCATTGATTGATATAATAAGTCAACATTTTTTCCAAAAGACTCCTGCTTCTTTTGCGTTAAGTTATTTCAGTTTGTACTTGGATTATGAGTACCCACTTAAAGGAACCCTTGATTTGGCTGAAAAGCTAAAAGAGTATATCATTAAAACAGAAGGCGTTATAAAAACAAGTACAGAAATAAAAAAAATTGACCTTTTTAATAAAACCCTTCTTGATCAGAATGACCAGTATTACGAATATAATCAGTTGATTTGGGCAGCGGATACTAATCAGCTATATAAATCGATTGATATGGAAACGATCGGTGATAGTAAAATCAAGAAAGGAATAGAGAAGCAGAAAGAACTTCTCAAAGGAAAAAAAGCAGGGGATTCAATTTATTCCTTGTATCTAGCTGTTGATTTGGGTAATCAGTACTTTAAAAAAAAATCGAGTGGTCATTTTTTCTATACACCTGATAAAAAGGGTCAATCTACCATTTTTGAGAAACTTGAGACAGTAAGTAAAGCAACTGAAAAAAAAGAAATTTTTGATTGGATGAGTGAGTATCTGGATTATACTACTTATGAAATTGCTATCCCAGCATTGCGGAATGAAAAACTTGCTCCAAAAGGAAAGACTGGATTAATGGTCAGTGTCCTGATGGATTATGATTTTATCAGTAATATTAAATCTTTAGGTTTGTATGAAGAGTTTAAGTACTTTGCTGAAGATAAGATGATTAGTGTCCTTGATGACAGTATTTATGGAGAAATAAGGCAAAAAGTGATTCATCAATTCAGTTCTACGCCACTTACCATTGAAAGGCTAAGTGGTAACCTTGAAGGCGGAATAACCGGTTGGGCTTTTACTAATGATGATATACCAACCATAACTAAGATGACTAAAATCAAAAAAACTTGTAATACACCAATTCCAGATATATTACAAGCCGGTCAGTGGACCTTTAGTCCTTCAGGTTTACCAATCAGTATCTTAACCGGAAAGATTGCAGCTGATAAAGCAGTTAAGACTTTGAAGAAAGGAAGAAGAAAATGA
- a CDS encoding SulP family inorganic anion transporter — protein sequence MLKPKFFSIIKNRKKELPITQLKDDIIAGIIVAIIALPLSVALAIASGVAPEKGLITAIIGGFLISFLGGSRVQIGGPTGAFVVIVYGIIAQFGLDGLLISTILAGIFMIIMGVVKLGSVIKYIPYPTTTGFTSGIAIVLLSTQVQDFFGLEIDEVPSEFIAKWEVYIQNFNTIDLSTTLVGLISLLIIIVWPKINKKIPGSLIALVLVTLFVKVFNVPVETIGSRFGNISNSIQLIDFSSIDISLPIIKELIRPALTIAFLASIESLLSAVVSDGMIGKKHNSNMELVALGIANISSALFGGIPATGAIARTAANVKNGGRTPVAGIVHALTLLLIMLVFMPLAKLIPMATLAAILVIVAYNMSEWRSFKGIFYSTKSDVAVLLVTFVLTLLFDLVVAIEVGMIIAMFLFVKRMSENKLIENVSHELGIFTDDEDDESDILDESLKEHLDSKIVIYEVNGPLFYGVVNTFLDMLNEMKSTTDVMILRMKNVNSMDATALNAVKQLEKRCKVQNILILYSETNTQPMNVLEKSGFVEKNGKDRFFDTTKDAIKAASEMVKADRKSLL from the coding sequence ATGCTAAAGCCAAAATTTTTTTCAATCATAAAAAATAGAAAAAAAGAATTACCTATAACTCAACTAAAAGATGATATAATTGCTGGTATTATTGTTGCTATTATAGCATTACCTTTATCAGTTGCATTAGCAATTGCCTCAGGAGTCGCACCCGAAAAAGGTCTTATAACAGCTATTATCGGAGGGTTTTTAATTTCCTTCTTAGGAGGAAGCCGAGTCCAAATCGGCGGACCAACTGGAGCGTTTGTTGTTATTGTATATGGAATTATTGCACAATTTGGTTTGGATGGTTTGCTGATTTCGACAATTCTAGCAGGTATATTCATGATCATTATGGGAGTAGTGAAGTTAGGTAGTGTAATTAAGTATATACCTTACCCAACGACAACGGGGTTCACAAGCGGAATCGCAATCGTACTATTATCCACCCAAGTTCAAGATTTTTTTGGACTTGAGATTGATGAAGTTCCCTCTGAATTTATAGCAAAATGGGAAGTTTATATCCAAAATTTTAACACAATAGATTTATCAACAACTTTAGTGGGATTAATTTCACTTTTGATTATCATAGTTTGGCCGAAGATCAATAAAAAAATTCCAGGATCATTAATAGCGTTAGTTTTGGTTACTCTTTTTGTTAAAGTATTTAATGTTCCAGTTGAAACTATTGGAAGTAGATTTGGAAATATATCCAATTCCATTCAGTTGATCGATTTTTCATCGATCGATATATCATTACCAATTATTAAAGAATTGATTAGACCCGCATTGACAATTGCATTTTTAGCAAGTATTGAATCATTGTTATCTGCAGTTGTATCTGATGGAATGATTGGGAAGAAACATAACTCAAATATGGAACTTGTTGCACTGGGTATAGCTAATATTTCATCTGCGTTATTTGGCGGTATCCCAGCGACAGGAGCAATAGCACGTACGGCAGCAAATGTAAAAAATGGTGGACGAACACCAGTAGCTGGAATAGTTCATGCATTAACATTGTTATTGATCATGTTGGTCTTTATGCCATTAGCAAAGCTAATTCCGATGGCTACATTGGCAGCCATATTGGTTATCGTTGCTTATAATATGAGCGAATGGAGATCGTTTAAAGGTATTTTTTATTCAACTAAAAGCGATGTTGCTGTGTTGCTAGTCACTTTTGTGCTAACTTTGTTATTCGACTTAGTTGTCGCAATAGAAGTTGGAATGATTATTGCAATGTTCTTATTTGTAAAAAGAATGTCAGAAAATAAACTGATAGAGAATGTAAGCCATGAACTTGGAATTTTTACAGATGACGAAGATGACGAATCAGATATTTTGGATGAATCATTAAAAGAACATTTAGATAGCAAAATCGTAATTTATGAAGTAAATGGTCCGCTATTTTATGGGGTCGTTAATACATTCCTAGATATGCTTAATGAGATGAAGAGTACAACAGATGTAATGATATTAAGAATGAAGAATGTTAACAGTATGGATGCAACAGCTCTGAATGCCGTAAAACAGTTAGAGAAAAGATGCAAAGTTCAAAATATACTGATTTTATATTCTGAAACGAATACTCAACCCATGAATGTTTTAGAAAAAAGTGGGTTTGTTGAAAAAAACGGAAAAGATCGTTTCTTTGATACAACTAAAGATGCAATTAAAGCAGCAAGCGAAATGGTGAAAGCAGATCGCAAATCTCTTCTATAA
- the rplT gene encoding 50S ribosomal protein L20, producing MPRVKGGTVTRKRRKKILKLAKGYYGSKHVLFKTAKQQVMKSYTYAYRDRRQKKRDFRKLWIARINAAARLNNMSYSTLMHGLKLAEIEVNRKMLADIAVTDAPAFTALAEQAKTALNNK from the coding sequence ATGCCACGTGTAAAAGGTGGAACGGTTACTCGTAAACGTCGTAAAAAAATATTAAAATTAGCAAAAGGATACTATGGTTCAAAACATGTTTTATTCAAAACTGCTAAGCAACAAGTAATGAAGTCTTATACTTATGCTTATAGAGACCGTCGTCAAAAGAAACGTGATTTCCGTAAATTATGGATCGCTCGTATTAATGCAGCTGCTCGTTTAAATAACATGAGCTACAGCACTTTAATGCATGGCCTTAAATTAGCAGAAATTGAAGTTAACCGCAAAATGTTAGCTGATATTGCTGTAACGGATGCTCCTGCATTCACAGCATTGGCTGAACAAGCTAAAACTGCATTAAACAACAAATAA
- a CDS encoding flavodoxin domain-containing protein, whose amino-acid sequence MRNIVLYKSKYGNTFQYATWIAEELDWEIRDFSKFKKAEIKNYNTIIFGSGVYVGKMNKIKKVLEWFKEKPIIIFACGGNNNVEKDINDIKINNFSENQLAFHTFFYLPGGVDFSKVKGIIKIMINVFIKIVENKKNKKEYEEAILKSYYHPTNYVDKKHIQAIVSYAKKI is encoded by the coding sequence ATGAGAAATATTGTTCTATATAAAAGTAAATATGGAAATACTTTTCAGTATGCAACTTGGATCGCAGAAGAATTAGATTGGGAAATAAGAGATTTTTCAAAATTTAAAAAAGCAGAAATAAAAAACTATAATACCATTATCTTTGGTAGTGGCGTATATGTGGGTAAAATGAATAAAATCAAAAAAGTTCTTGAATGGTTTAAAGAAAAGCCAATCATTATTTTTGCCTGTGGTGGCAATAATAATGTTGAGAAAGATATCAATGATATTAAAATCAATAATTTTAGTGAAAATCAGTTAGCATTTCATACATTCTTTTATTTGCCTGGGGGTGTTGATTTTTCTAAGGTAAAAGGCATTATTAAAATAATGATAAATGTATTTATAAAAATTGTAGAAAACAAAAAAAATAAAAAAGAATATGAAGAAGCAATCCTTAAGAGTTATTATCATCCGACAAATTATGTAGATAAAAAGCACATTCAAGCGATTGTTTCTTATGCTAAAAAGATTTAA
- a CDS encoding TspO/MBR family protein: protein MKQKTKTYINAILLVITLIINGMGAFGLINGLSQKEVSDMYPTLITPAPSTFSIWSVIYTFLIISIVVMIIKHKESYYGRAVDEISFLFWVSCALNIVWIISFSYNLIGLSTIFIFSFLVIMILIVKKIGRIQTRKRWLLPITFGLYSGWLFIATVVNIAAWLVKIEWDRFGIAAETWSSIILLVAVGLTLVVLLSTKNAIFPIPIAWAYFGIYNYLLAPEGFQGQYNFLQNVALIGIVLLVGISAIQFYKNRYSIMPDNSVNTNQYSVR, encoded by the coding sequence ATGAAACAAAAAACAAAAACATATATCAACGCAATTTTATTAGTTATTACATTAATTATTAATGGTATGGGTGCTTTTGGTTTAATCAATGGTCTTTCGCAAAAAGAAGTATCAGATATGTACCCAACTTTAATCACACCAGCACCCTCAACTTTTAGCATTTGGAGTGTTATTTACACATTTTTGATTATTTCGATAGTTGTCATGATCATTAAACATAAAGAGTCATATTATGGACGTGCTGTTGATGAAATCAGCTTTCTCTTTTGGGTATCATGTGCTTTAAATATTGTCTGGATAATAAGCTTTTCTTATAACTTGATTGGTTTATCAACAATTTTTATTTTTAGTTTTCTAGTTATTATGATTCTAATTGTAAAAAAAATTGGGAGGATCCAAACGCGAAAACGCTGGTTGCTTCCAATAACTTTTGGTTTATATTCAGGATGGCTTTTTATAGCAACGGTAGTAAATATAGCCGCTTGGCTTGTTAAAATTGAATGGGATAGATTTGGAATAGCTGCTGAAACTTGGAGTTCTATTATTCTTTTAGTTGCAGTAGGATTGACTTTGGTAGTCTTATTAAGTACAAAAAACGCAATATTCCCAATTCCTATTGCTTGGGCATATTTTGGGATCTATAATTATTTATTAGCACCAGAAGGTTTCCAAGGACAGTATAACTTCTTGCAAAATGTTGCATTAATAGGAATAGTACTTTTGGTTGGTATTTCAGCAATCCAATTTTATAAAAATCGATATAGTATTATGCCGGATAATTCGGTGAACACAAATCAATACTCAGTTAGGTAA
- the rpmI gene encoding 50S ribosomal protein L35, whose product MPKQKTHRGSAKRFKRTGNGGLKRHHAKTSHMFANKSQKQKRKLRKSTMVSSSDMKRIRQQLAKW is encoded by the coding sequence ATGCCAAAACAAAAAACACACCGTGGTTCAGCAAAACGGTTCAAAAGAACAGGTAACGGCGGATTAAAACGTCACCATGCTAAAACAAGCCATATGTTTGCAAACAAATCACAAAAACAAAAACGTAAATTACGTAAATCAACAATGGTATCTTCTAGCGATATGAAACGTATCCGTCAACAATTAGCTAAATGGTAA
- the infC gene encoding translation initiation factor IF-3 produces the protein MTIAKDMMVNDGIRARELRVIGSDSEQLGVITKSEALKLAEEANLDLVLVAPKAKPPVARIMDYGKFRFEQQKKEREARKNQKVINLKEVRLSPTIDLNDFNTKLRNARKFLENGDKVKASIRFKGRAITHKSIGKEVLDRLAKETADISTIESAAKMDGRSMFLILAPKTEK, from the coding sequence ATGACCATAGCAAAAGATATGATGGTAAATGACGGCATTCGTGCACGTGAATTGCGCGTTATTGGTAGTGACAGCGAACAACTTGGTGTAATTACCAAAAGTGAAGCGTTAAAACTTGCAGAAGAAGCAAACTTAGACTTAGTACTAGTAGCTCCAAAAGCAAAACCGCCTGTAGCACGTATTATGGATTACGGTAAATTCCGTTTTGAGCAACAGAAAAAAGAACGCGAAGCTCGTAAAAATCAAAAAGTCATTAATCTCAAAGAAGTAAGACTTAGTCCTACAATTGATTTGAATGATTTCAATACCAAATTACGTAATGCACGTAAATTCCTTGAAAATGGAGATAAAGTTAAGGCTTCAATCCGATTCAAAGGTCGTGCCATTACTCATAAAAGTATTGGTAAAGAAGTGTTAGATCGTCTGGCTAAAGAAACAGCTGATATTTCAACTATTGAATCAGCTGCTAAAATGGATGGTCGTAGTATGTTCTTAATTTTAGCACCAAAGACTGAAAAGTAA
- a CDS encoding peptide ABC transporter substrate-binding protein, translating into MKKSKLLSLLGLTATSALVLAACGGDGDTTDTGSQDSGSSEEQVLNLIESAELPNMDSAKTTDTVSGTVLNNVNEGLYRQNPENKLELGMAAEEPEVSEDGLTFTFKIKEDAVWSNGDPVTANDFVFAWQRLVTPETAAEYSYMIDGVVKNASAILTGEMEPSELGAKAVDDKTLEVQLETAKPYFKDLLTLPMFLPQNEAFVTEQGGDYATNSDTVLYNGPFVLDEWDGTGLSWVLNKNEEYWDTEAVALDTINVDVVKETSTAINLYDTGAVDRITLSGEYVQTKQGDPELKTQPTSSVFYFKFNQERDGEETALANENIRKAIAMAFDKQAFADTVLQNGSIPANGLVPAELAADPASGDDFRAQSGDLLTYNVEEAQKYFEEGLNELGVDSLTLEILGDDTENAKKSLEFMQAQLTSNLPGLEINLRNVPFKIRLDADTNQDYDIEMAGWGADYADPINFLELFHSENGNNKSSYANPEYDALVESAQTNVSDLEGRWEDMLEAEKILMETGGIAPIYQRAYSVLEKDYLKDLTSHLTGAEYSYKWASIEGKE; encoded by the coding sequence ATGAAAAAAAGTAAATTACTTAGCTTATTAGGTTTAACAGCGACATCTGCATTAGTTTTAGCAGCTTGCGGTGGCGATGGAGATACAACAGATACTGGAAGTCAAGATTCTGGATCAAGTGAAGAACAAGTTCTAAATCTTATTGAAAGTGCTGAATTGCCAAATATGGATTCTGCAAAAACAACAGATACAGTAAGTGGTACTGTTTTGAACAACGTAAATGAAGGATTGTATCGTCAAAACCCAGAAAATAAACTTGAATTGGGGATGGCTGCGGAAGAACCTGAAGTCAGCGAAGATGGTTTAACATTTACCTTTAAAATTAAAGAAGATGCAGTTTGGTCTAATGGAGACCCTGTAACTGCTAATGATTTTGTTTTTGCGTGGCAGCGTCTAGTAACTCCTGAAACAGCTGCTGAATACTCATACATGATCGATGGAGTAGTTAAAAATGCTTCTGCAATTTTAACTGGTGAAATGGAACCTTCAGAATTAGGTGCTAAAGCTGTTGACGATAAAACGTTAGAAGTACAATTAGAAACAGCTAAACCGTATTTCAAAGATCTATTGACATTACCGATGTTTTTACCACAAAATGAAGCATTTGTAACTGAGCAAGGTGGGGATTATGCAACAAATAGCGATACTGTGCTTTACAATGGTCCTTTCGTATTGGATGAATGGGATGGAACTGGCTTAAGCTGGGTATTAAACAAAAATGAAGAGTACTGGGATACAGAAGCTGTAGCACTAGATACGATCAATGTCGATGTAGTTAAAGAAACGTCAACTGCAATCAACTTGTATGATACTGGAGCAGTAGACCGTATTACTTTATCAGGTGAATATGTCCAAACAAAACAAGGGGATCCTGAATTAAAAACTCAGCCTACATCATCTGTATTTTATTTTAAATTTAATCAAGAACGTGATGGAGAAGAAACAGCTTTAGCAAATGAAAATATCCGTAAAGCAATCGCAATGGCATTTGATAAACAAGCCTTTGCTGACACTGTTCTTCAAAATGGTTCTATTCCAGCTAATGGGTTAGTCCCAGCTGAATTAGCTGCTGATCCAGCTTCAGGTGATGATTTCCGTGCACAAAGTGGAGATCTATTAACATATAATGTTGAAGAAGCTCAAAAATATTTTGAAGAAGGTTTGAATGAATTGGGAGTGGATTCACTTACTTTAGAAATTTTAGGTGATGATACTGAAAATGCTAAAAAATCTTTAGAATTTATGCAAGCACAATTAACTTCAAATCTTCCTGGATTGGAAATCAATCTAAGAAATGTACCGTTTAAAATTCGTTTAGATGCAGATACAAACCAAGATTACGATATCGAAATGGCTGGTTGGGGTGCAGATTACGCTGATCCAATTAACTTCTTAGAATTGTTCCATTCAGAAAATGGGAACAACAAATCTAGCTACGCTAACCCTGAATACGATGCTTTGGTTGAAAGTGCTCAAACAAACGTATCTGATTTAGAAGGTCGTTGGGAAGATATGTTAGAAGCCGAAAAAATCTTGATGGAAACAGGCGGAATTGCACCAATCTATCAACGTGCATACTCTGTTCTAGAAAAAGACTACCTTAAGGATTTAACATCTCACTTAACAGGTGCAGAATATTCTTATAAATGGGCTTCAATTGAAGGAAAAGAATAA
- a CDS encoding SDR family NAD(P)-dependent oxidoreductase yields the protein MINKCPEQLLFIKNSRTVQKKSDESMDGKICVVSGATSGVGYEAVKKLAAGKADIVMLVRNEKKAKAVKKELEKKHSIFVDYFIADFSDLKQVEKAVRAIVDKYPRVDVLINSAGIHSTKKILNKDGYEMVFCVNHLASFLITNLLLNRLIESSPSRIIQVNSEGHRFNGLKTNDLNWEKRIYTGLRSYGASKTAQLLTVRQLAENLKDTGVTINAMHPGGVKTNIGNNNGRLYRWFLHHVTWHFLKDPEISGEAIYYLASASELSNISGKFFNLTIEEKPAKHALDSKKQEEIWNLSLEMTGLIQKGG from the coding sequence GTGATAAATAAATGTCCAGAACAATTGCTGTTCATCAAAAATAGTAGAACTGTTCAAAAAAAGAGTGATGAATCGATGGATGGAAAAATTTGTGTCGTATCTGGCGCAACTTCCGGTGTAGGTTATGAGGCTGTAAAAAAATTAGCTGCTGGCAAAGCGGATATTGTGATGTTGGTTAGGAATGAAAAGAAAGCTAAGGCTGTCAAAAAAGAGCTTGAAAAAAAACATTCCATTTTTGTTGATTATTTTATTGCCGATTTTTCTGATTTGAAACAAGTTGAAAAAGCTGTTAGGGCAATCGTAGATAAATATCCAAGAGTGGATGTATTGATCAATAGTGCTGGCATTCATTCAACTAAAAAGATATTAAATAAAGATGGTTATGAAATGGTTTTTTGTGTCAATCATTTGGCGTCTTTTTTGATTACTAATCTGTTATTGAATAGACTGATTGAATCTTCGCCATCAAGAATTATCCAAGTTAATTCTGAAGGACATCGCTTTAACGGACTGAAAACAAACGATTTAAATTGGGAAAAGCGTATTTATACTGGCTTGAGAAGTTACGGGGCCTCTAAGACGGCACAGTTATTGACCGTTAGGCAGTTAGCTGAAAATCTAAAAGATACCGGTGTTACGATCAATGCAATGCACCCGGGTGGTGTGAAAACTAACATTGGTAATAACAACGGCAGATTATATCGGTGGTTTTTACACCATGTAACTTGGCATTTTTTAAAAGATCCGGAAATATCTGGCGAAGCAATTTATTATTTAGCTTCAGCTAGTGAACTAAGCAATATTAGTGGTAAATTTTTTAACTTAACAATCGAAGAAAAACCAGCAAAACATGCTTTAGATTCGAAAAAACAAGAAGAAATATGGAATCTGAGTCTGGAAATGACCGGTCTAATACAAAAAGGTGGGTGA
- a CDS encoding TetR/AcrR family transcriptional regulator, which produces METKKKIIDATFGLFAEKGMEFSLNEVANIVGIKKASIYAHFPSKEELLYQLFNQEIEEYFTVVESQSKSLKEFFLGILNYYNSSRKKLLFWKRLLLFPPDTMDSEIRQKIIDLSEQRFKKVKELISSSSSPNDNKEQNDDLLTVMFLSVIHGLLSSEIIYSKLNIKSSYEKEWKILENMLKKEE; this is translated from the coding sequence TTGGAAACAAAAAAAAAAATTATAGATGCAACATTTGGATTGTTTGCTGAAAAGGGTATGGAGTTTTCTTTGAATGAAGTTGCTAATATTGTAGGAATAAAAAAAGCTTCTATTTATGCACATTTTCCAAGTAAAGAAGAGTTGTTATATCAATTATTTAATCAAGAGATTGAAGAATACTTTACTGTTGTAGAATCTCAATCAAAGAGTCTGAAAGAATTTTTTTTAGGAATTTTAAACTATTACAATAGTTCACGAAAAAAACTGTTGTTTTGGAAAAGATTGCTTTTGTTTCCACCTGATACGATGGATAGTGAAATAAGGCAAAAAATAATAGATTTGTCGGAGCAACGCTTTAAAAAAGTAAAAGAGCTTATAAGTAGTAGTTCATCTCCAAATGACAATAAAGAACAAAATGATGATTTATTAACGGTTATGTTCTTGTCTGTTATTCATGGATTATTATCGAGTGAAATTATTTATTCAAAACTAAATATAAAAAGTAGTTATGAAAAAGAGTGGAAAATCTTAGAAAATATGTTAAAGAAGGAAGAATGA
- a CDS encoding DUF2358 domain-containing protein produces MTTDVPENKLVSIEEIKEVWSKTYSGEGKPDWSHIFPFYHEHIIFQDSIQRIEGKVKFEAMCNRLAKRCKSLEMDIYHIIKNDNVVMMDWKMTMSFRFFPAKPIYGSTRLTFDSKGLIIEQRDYYDLWGDIYDGIPIIRSIYRWFMRAFFG; encoded by the coding sequence ATGACAACAGACGTACCAGAAAATAAACTAGTATCTATTGAAGAAATTAAAGAGGTGTGGTCAAAAACCTATAGCGGAGAAGGAAAACCAGACTGGTCACATATTTTTCCGTTTTATCATGAACATATCATCTTTCAAGATTCAATCCAGAGAATAGAAGGTAAAGTTAAGTTTGAAGCAATGTGTAATCGTTTGGCTAAACGCTGCAAAAGTTTAGAAATGGATATCTATCATATTATTAAAAATGATAATGTTGTAATGATGGACTGGAAGATGACAATGTCCTTCCGATTTTTTCCAGCGAAACCGATTTATGGTTCCACAAGATTAACTTTTGATAGCAAGGGTCTAATTATTGAACAAAGAGATTATTACGATCTTTGGGGTGATATTTATGATGGGATTCCTATTATCAGATCAATTTATCGTTGGTTTATGAGAGCATTTTTTGGATAA